The Kryptolebias marmoratus isolate JLee-2015 linkage group LG1, ASM164957v2, whole genome shotgun sequence sequence TGACtcgaatttaaaaaaagaaactttgtatttataataaaagctGACTAAATTAGACAAACCTTCCCCTTGGTGTCCACTCCCAGGAGCGCATCCTCCAGGATCTGGAGCGCTGCTTGAGGGGTCGAGTGGACAAATGTCCCCCTGAAGACAAACACCACAGAGGAGCCGGACCTGTCAGAGGCTTCCATACTTCCAACACATCGGTCCGAACTCTGCGCTGAGATGCCacctgcagcaaaaaaaaaaaaaaaaaaaaaaaaaaaccctccgcTCCCCGCCCACTGGGAGGCGCACCTCCAGCTGCCTGCAGGGACAAGCTGCAGCCTATGGAAGGGCTGCAGTGAGAagacagggtgtgtgtgtgtttattcacCACGAATGTGAATCATAAGTAGGCTATGTGTgcgcaaaaaaacaaaacaaagcaaacaaaatataaaaaagacttGATTCCAGTTTTTTTGCGTTTGGCAAGATGGGTCTTAAAATCTGACAGCAGATCAGTTTTCCTGCCAGCTTCAGATTCCTGTGTCAACAAGCTGCACTGGGCAAGAGGAGGAAAACCTAAAGCCACATGACTCcgttttaaagattaaaatacTTCTGTCACAGCATGTACCCCAACAATAAAACTATAGTTGAACGTCTTGGGCCAGGACTCCCCTGCAGCTTGTTGTTACATTAATGAAACTGATGCACAACTGACTCACTTCTGGAGGctactcgattcaagatggctgccagagctttCCTCCTTTGTGGATACTGAGCTAGgtttggatgtggtagtagctgagagtcattcacaacccatgCACTGAGCGCCAACACAAATCGCCACACGGCAGGAGGCTGTGATTGACGTCacttttcaagatttgaccaaaaacagctgtaactccttcatttctcaacatgagagggttttagtttgaaactctggcgggcgatatgcattgcttcaaggaacgctaggccttcagcttgtgcttgttttaaagtcaaatcaAGGCTTTTCTCTAAAAAGTAACACTTATTGGTCCAATAAatgaagctgatttttttaGCATATACTACAACCATGGCCCAAAGATTTGAGAATGACACATTATTTGTCAGAAAATTTGCTGCCTCAGATTTTATGATGGCAGTTTGTGAGATGCATTAATCAAATTAATTGCAAAACCCTTCAACCCTGCTTAATCCCCCCAGAGGCCCCATTTCCACTGCATTTCAGCTGACTTCATTTCAGCAGGCATCAGGTGAGGGCGTCGATGAGAACGAGAACTGGATGCTTCCAAAGAAGGTGGTTCTTaaaatcatttgttcttttggtAACCTACAAGAAAACACGTGCAGTCATTTCTGCTTTGCACATAAAGTGCTTCACATGTAAGGGTACCGCCGCCAGCGACACTGGCCTTAAATTAACCATCGATCGGATCGTGGAAAAACCTCAAGGAGACAGGTTCAGTTGTTGTGAAGAAAGCTTCCGGGCGCCCAAGAAAACCCCAGGACCGTCTCCTGCAGGTAGGGAGGATGTGGAGGATGGCCCAGTGTCAAGAAATGCAGCAAGAAAACCATCAGGGCCAGACTAACGTTCTGCGAAAGGTACATAGATTGGACCGATGAGATCTGATGAACCCTCGGTTGTTTTCTCAGCCGAGGGAGTCGGTCCACTCATAGTTTGGCTGAAGAACACAGCCATGAATAAGGAAAGGTACCTGAACATTCTTCAAGAGCAACGTCTCCCAACCATCCAGGAACGTTAGGTGATGAACACGGAGCACGATGGAGCGCAGTGCCATAAGGGCAAAAGAGATAAACAACTCAAATTTTGAGTCCATGGACAGAAAACTCCCCAAACCTTAATCCCTTTGAGAACTTTTGAGAGTTAGGAGTGGACAAACTCCAAGTTTTGATTCCACCATCAGGCCGGACTTGGCCCAGAAGCTGAATGACAGCATGACAGGGTGAACGGCAGCTTTGTTGCTGTCagaagctattttttaaatataaatatatatatatatttttttacaaaccaaTTCAACCTagaaacaacagtttttctGAAACGGATCCAGTAGTTTCTGGGTTCCCAAAATTATTATGTTGGCAGGAATTAATTAACAAATAATTATCCAACTGCTCTCTGAGACACAAAAAGTCCAAATATGAGTTAAAAAGAGGACACTCTAACGTTTCCTCTGTCCAAAAATATGAAACCATATGCAATATATCACCACTGCGCAACATCTTCCTCTTTATTTCTGTGGCATTTACTCTTCTTTGACATAATGCAAcatgaacagaaagaaaactgtaaaccaGCAGCACTCCTTCAGACACGACTTGCTAATAAAATTCCAGCTGAGTTTAAGTTTCTTTCTGAATAAAATGCCATAACTCTTTTACACTCAACAAACATGGCCAACACTAAGACTTGTTATGGCTGtggtttgaaatatttttcccAATTTTCTCGTCAACTTTTGTTAAGGAAGCCTAAGATTTTTCCGCTTTCAGTCATGAGGGAATTAAAATGTGACCTGAGGTCACGTCAGGGTATTCAGTAAAAGGCAAACCCCATGAGATCTATGACTAATACCTGAAtttgtcacaataaaacactgtttgaaATGATCGGGACCCCATAATAGATGAAGACATTATTTTTATGACAGCATGCATGAACCTTAACTTCAGCTCTATGATATGGGAgagatgttaaaaaataaactttgttcaAAGAAAGTCTGATCagcagctgcacaaaaacacagtgagTGAACATATTAGAAACTGTATTTATATGAatttcaaaagaaacatttatgaATCTAAAATctgcagtgacaaaaaaaatatttctttgtctGGGAGAGTTGAGCTCTGATTAGTGAATTACTGATGtgaagatgtttaaaaatgtcacaatattTACTATTGTTGCTATTTAACCACAAACCCTGATGAAACCCTGAGGCATTTGTGTTCTTTAGCCAacactcatttaaaaatgttcatttgacgcctttctttccttttaggTGATGTGGTGCAATGAACTGAAATGTAagcataaacagaaaataaataaatatgccaGCTTAAAATTCTGATCCGCCCTGAtgtggactttatttttcttctaagCTTTGCATCTTCAACTGATTCAGTCTGAGAGAAATCACAATGAAATGACCTCCTGTGATTTTACTgcaaaattagtttaaaacaaacgtAATCATTAATGATGTGTGACCGATTTGTTCTGTGCCTTTTTTTGGTCCCGAGTCTCTGTCAAAAGTCATCCTTCTCATCCTCAGAACCATCaatgtcatcatcatcatcatcatcatcatcatcactgtcCAAATCATCCAagtctttcttctcttctttgtgccctttttttctctgctcctcttcttcctgctcTTTTTTGTCCAAGTGTGAGTTTACCCTGCAAAACAAGTGAAATGAGTGAATCACAGAGCTTCAGTTTGAGCAACAGCAGTGAAAGGAGGTCTTCTAAATGTTAATACatcactaaataaaaaaataactcatgTATACAAATGGGAAAAATAATCCGAGAAAGttgttaaaatcagttttatcaaATCTCTTGTAATGTGTCTTTTTGTCCACAAGATGGCAGACTTTGGATAGAATCTGCTGGAACAGGTTGTGTTTGCCAGTGATCAAAAACTGTATATTCATGTCATTTAAAGCATATACAAAATGGTTTGATTAACTCTGTAGTTCCTTAAAACCTATATACTTAAATCTAGATATGTTTTGTAACAGTATGCAGAATATTCAGGATGAAACTCGAGTCAAATTTTCCACTTACGGAACAACAATGTCCTCTTTCTTCCCGCACTTGCAGCAGAGCTCCAGCTGAAGCGAACAGGGCTTACAGATGATGTGATACGCATCTTTCACCGTCTTCTGAGAGCACTTCACACTGTGGAAGGGAAACATGTGTTcattcattttgaaaaacaaacatactcaACAGAAACATGACAAAGTGTTTAGTTTGATGCATTTGACGTTCAAGTTTAATCTATAGTACCAACCACAACTGCTCACTACTTCTCCTAAGGTTTGATGCATTTAGACATATTGAACTCTAAGTTTTTGCTGAGTAGATTATGACAcgttgtgttttgtattttatttataaactctAGGCTAAGGTACTGACCAGATGTTGAGTTACATCTGGTTATATGCCAGATTCTAAGAAATTAAAGTGGCATGTTTACAAAATAATGGTACAGAGGGAGGGGAGAAAAGTGACTTAAACTACTGGGatttttaaaccactttaaACCCAATtagattgaaatgtttttaagtgtTAACAAACTTTACTCACCATTTTTTGGCCTGTGTTAGGGGTTTGTATTTGTTGTACTTGACCTTCCACTCAAGAACTCCCTTACAGTGTTGACAAAGTCCATCGTGGATCTTTGAATTTCCCTTCTGTGGTTAGGACAAATTAAACGTAAGGCACTGGGGAAATTTTATAGTAATAGCCACAatgtgaaaaaagcaaaagtgattgatgtcaaaataaaagcatgattATTAGCAAGAactcaaagtaacaaaaaacaagaaagttcATTTTTCCACCATCAATGATAATTACAAGCAGATAAACAGTCAGTATAGTAAAGTAGAAGCTATACTTTACGCACAACCCATTTGATCTATATTACAATAATCTGTCAGAGACATTAATTGAAAAGTCCAAGTCTGGCTCGCATGAAACACATTAGCAACAAAAGCTACACACCTTTACTTGAACACTGGCTCCATACTTGTCGTTTTTGTAGGCTGCTGCATTTTGATGCTTCTGCCCTCGTGATCGGGATACATTTCCTTTCTGGGTACTCatcttattttcatgttttttttagaccttTTAAGGGCAAACAGATCCAACAAGCATGCGAGCGAGTTGAGGATACACGACTAACCCGGAAGCGGTTCGAGTACGTCACGAAACGTCATtcaggtgatttaaaaaaaataaataaaaaaggcaaagttttttttaaataaagccgTTCAAATTAATTCACGTGTTTTAGACCAGATTTGTAAACGtatctaaaaataataatgataaataattactCGCTTGACAAGCTTTATAGTCAATGACGTCACCTACTAAGAGAAACGCCCCCAAAAGCGGTGATTGGACCGTTTGTTTCTATAGTactttctgattggctgaagcgAACGTCAACGGAAACATGAGGCTGCAGCTCCGCGGCTTCGAAGAAGAACCTCCCCGACGTTACCCAAACAACCCACAAATGGTGGAGTGGCCTCATCGAACTCGTCGCAATTGGTCCACGGAGCTGCCAGCCGacgcctcttcctcctccgtgAAATATCCACAGCGAAAGCGGAGATGTTTCGGAGCCAAGTGATACTGCTGAGAAGTACTTGACAGACCATCTTCGACCTGTCTTCAgcggaaaaaaaagacttatttttcttcttcctttttcttctgtCCACACTTATGTTGCCGTTGAGCTGCACCTTGTTGAATGAATCGATCTTGTTATCATTCCGGACCATATGCTGAGAGAAACCAGAGGGGGAAGAAAGGAGGAAACGACCGTAGAAAGCGGAGGCTGCTGTGCGGACCCGGAGCTTGTGGTTCGGACGGGGATAGAACCAACGGGACGCGGAACCAAGGATAATCTGCCGCCCGGGATAGTCCCGACAATCTCCTGGCGTCGAACCGAAGAGAAATTAGCTGAGTCGGTGCGAAAATAACACCCGACAACTGCGACATTGccacctttctttttttgtttggaaaaaaaaaaaggagaaaaacaaaacaaccaaccaGCCGCGATACAGGTAAGGCTGACACTATTTCTCTTTGGTTTTAATAAGCAGTttctcttaaaaaacaaacaaacaaacacctaaaAATCACTGTAATCCCACTGAACCTTCCGCTCCATCCACCACCGGGGCTCCAGCGTGTCAGAGGAAATcgtggatttatttttattattcttatttttatttatttatttacttggaGGACTGTGGGAAACGGCTGCTGCGACAGAGCCCTGAGGGATGCCACTTCAGCAAGACGCTGAAATAACTTCATGCATCCTGTGAGAGGGCACTTATAATCTCAAGTAGCTTTAAACGGTCCTAATCATCACTAGTTACATCCAGTGCTTCACATATGAGCTGCTCCAGCACGCAATTAAGCAGGGCTGAAAGCACGTGCGTCCAATTAAGAGCCTAAAAAAACCGAGGGGGTAACCAATTAGATGAGGACCATTTCAAATAATAAGTGCAGGTGTAGAGACAACTCTCTCCTTAGTTTTCTGTGGTCTATGtccagtgtggtacacaccctGATACAAAACAGCACAATGACTACTTACTTGTCATTCTTTAAATAGACAGACTGACTGAAAACGAGACTGAAGAcgcctgtgatgctgattacaggacacaccttagtttaatATTTCCCTATGGTCTGAttagttttaatcttttccaCAGCTACTATCCTTTTTGTCCAGCAGGCCAGTTATTATTGACCTCCGCCAAGGAAGTTTGTGTTTTCGGTAGCGTTTGTTTGTCTATGCACAAGATAACTCAAAATGTAATGAACGGATTTTGTTGaaagtttgtggaaatgttgaggttgtcacaaagaacaaatgataaaCATGTTGGTGGTAATCGGGATCACGATCCGGctcctacagttttttttaaattttttaatgaccctaagACCTAGACAGATGTTTGCGCTCTGAGTGCCTCAACGAACGGTGGTGATGACGTCATCGTGGATCAGTCCCATTATGACACTATGATAATGGCGGACATTTTGCGCTAGTTTTCTTACTACTTTTAACAGTTTCttgttatttcagtgaccaCTGTGggcttctctctctttctttctttaacaaacaaGTTTATGTGCGTCTGAAAGtctccagctgtttttaattactttacaTCCATATgcccatttaaaaatatatatttattctgaaCTCTAACAGTAAAGGGAGTTTTCTAAGAGGTCAGCAGCAATTCTggagcttttctgttttctctaaTGGTTTAGCTCTGTGGCTGCCAGGCGTTTCCAAGGTGCATCATCACAGGAGTCGGTCACATGCTTTGCTGCAGGACTGGCAAAACTTGTAGAGGAAACAATGAAATGAACAGTTTGGCACCATTCCAGTCCATCGTCACTTAAAAGACAGCTTGATAACTGCAAAAGACTTGATTTCTTTCCAAATGAGAGATTGGTTTCCAGCTTGTGAACAAATCCTCATGCCAAGCTGCACAAGTCCGAACGGTGAAGCTAACtttgatctgaaacaaaaatgtttcagcagAACTTTGAACCAGATGTTTCCATAAATCTGAACTGAGCTTGAGTGTTTTAATCACccagaatttaaataaaagagcgTTTATGTGTGTAGTTGTAACAGAAACTATAAATTTATTCTAACACAAGTGTCTGTTTACAGAGAGGAAATGATTTAGACCTCAATGACATGAACTGACCTCTGTGGTGGTTTTCTGGGTATTTAACTGTAGGAAATGCacaaatgtttcagtttgatgaaGTTTGTGCCCACATCTGTTCTCACTTGGCCTTAGTTAGTTCAGGTCAAATGTAATCTCTAATGTAAGGGACGTTCTCCTGCATTTTATTAACTGTCCCTCTCCCTGTCACAGTGTCTTAAGGATGAACCACTTATCCTTCAGCGAGTTATGTTGCCTGTTCTGCTGCCCACCGTGCCCCAGCAAGATCGCCTCCAAGCTGGCCTTCCTGCCACCAGAGCCCACCTACAGCCTCATGTGCGACGACAGCGGCAGCCGGTGGACCCTGCACCTCTCGGAGCGGGCCGACTGGCAGTACTCTGCGCGTGAAAAGGACGCCATCGAGTGTTTCATGACGCGCACCTCTCGAGGAAACCGCATTGCCTGCATGTTTGTCCGCTGCTCCCCTAATGCTCGTTACACCCTTTTATTCTCTCACGGGAACGCAGTGGACTTGGGCCAGATGAGCAGCTTCTACATCGGCCTGGGCTCACGGATCAACTGCAACGTCTTCTCCTACGACTACTCGGGTTACGGGGCCAGCTCCGGCAAGCCCTCGGAGAAGAACCTGTACGCAGACGTGGATGCTGCCTGGCACGCACTCCGGTCACGGTAAGGAGAAGAAATGAGGAGGATAAGAAAATATAAGACACAGAATCTTTAATGGATTTTGACTTATTGCCATAAGAGTCACAAAGATCTCCCAGGTGAGACTCACAGAATCTGTTATGTAGTGATGCCATCTATGCTGGCATTGAAAGAAACCTTAGCAGTGGTGTTGGTGAGGCCCAGTAAACGCTCAAACTTCATGAGAATTTTGAGGTTTATCAAATAGATTAACTCatgaaattatcttttttttttaacatttaagaaACCTACAAAACCTAGACTGAAAAAGGTAGTCATGCAGTACAGATGCCTATATATGAAAAAGCtgcatatatatttaaatagcTTTAGGTCTTCTTGTAAGGATTCCTCTGCCTGCTGTAACAAATGACTCCAACCAGCATGTAAATCATGAGGGAATAAGTCTTATTAATAGCAGCTCCCTGTTCTTGTTTTGGCTGACAGTTTTCGTTGCGAGTGTGAAATAATATTATGAATGACAACAGTGTTgaccttgtttgtgttttgctgtgaACGTCAAGCGCAGATATGGAGAGATTTCCAATGGTGTTAAACAGGCAACACTGGATCCGAAGCACATATGACAGATGCAGAGAAGACGACACTGGAGCTGTGAGGGGATAATAAAAAATGAGCGTAAGAAGATGATAAGTACTGCAGGAGCTGGGTGGAGGGATTATTACCGAGGTGACgctgacagaaatattttaagGATGATGAGGAATGGTTTCGTAGGGATGGCAAGATGTTCTTGTGGGTGATTAATAAGAAGCGTGGTTTCTGTGATATTGCTCTGGCCCACTGTAGATGTAGGTGTAAGTGGGTGTTCTGCTGAACGGTTCTTGTTTATGGACTTTTGAAGACGTTTACTGGCTTTTTAGCCTCGACTAATTTGAAACATCTACTCATTCTGTGCTTCCTGTTGATAATTATCCTTAACTTTATCACAGACCACTAATGTCCTTGTGggtttaa is a genomic window containing:
- the lg1h9orf85 gene encoding uncharacterized protein C9orf85 homolog — translated: MSTQKGNVSRSRGQKHQNAAAYKNDKYGASVQVKKGNSKIHDGLCQHCKGVLEWKVKYNKYKPLTQAKKCVKCSQKTVKDAYHIICKPCSLQLELCCKCGKKEDIVVPVNSHLDKKEQEEEEQRKKGHKEEKKDLDDLDSDDDDDDDDDDIDGSEDEKDDF
- the abhd17b gene encoding alpha/beta hydrolase domain-containing protein 17B yields the protein MNHLSFSELCCLFCCPPCPSKIASKLAFLPPEPTYSLMCDDSGSRWTLHLSERADWQYSAREKDAIECFMTRTSRGNRIACMFVRCSPNARYTLLFSHGNAVDLGQMSSFYIGLGSRINCNVFSYDYSGYGASSGKPSEKNLYADVDAAWHALRSRYGIRPESVIVYGQSIGTVPSVDLASRYESAAVILHSPLTSGMRVAFPDTKKTYCFDAFPNIDKISKVTSPVLVIHGTEDEVIDFSHGLALHELCQRPVEPLWVEGAGHNDVELYGQYLERLKQFVAHELVNL